The Betta splendens chromosome 2, fBetSpl5.4, whole genome shotgun sequence nucleotide sequence tgaataataataataacattattaacaCTAATATATGAGCTATCACAAATGTATCTATGAAATAGTTACAAATAAGACTAAATTGCAGTATATTTCTGCCTCCCTGGACAAATGACACCCCTTCTgccatttactgcatggttcaGTCCGTGCACCTGGATGCTGCTGAGTGAGATAGTCAGGTCGTCACCGGTTAAAACACGTCCTCACGGTCAACGAGGCATAAATTCGGCCATCAGAAACGAAAGGAAGggtttaacaaagcagaaagagggGAAAGGGCCCACAATAACCGTCGTAAATTATTAaagaaaggtttgtttattcacGAAGCTAGGCGtgcactactgtatgtgctgctaGGCAGCCAGCGAACAAAGTCAAATATGTCCACACAAGGCGTTCGTTTCTTGCATTATATAACAAGTTGTAGAACATGAGTTGCTACCGTTTCTCTTCACTGCTGAAGCCAGCTTACAAACGGAGAAATACGACAAGATGTACTATTTGTCGAGAGCGGTAAGAGCGCTCACTCGAACTACTTTCCAAAATTCAAGTACGGAGCgctcactctgacaggtttacagaatctctcttctcttctcgtCTCTTCCTCACCTGAAAAATGCGTCACACGTTGATTCTATAGCATAcgtttttcactatttaatgtgaaaataatgtaattttgactgaataatAATATGTTGTtgtcaaaaacaaataattgaTCCAGCAGCAAGATGACACTACACCCTAATCAACTGCACCAACATGCTGAGCCGTGGTCAGTACTCTTTCTATAGTGTAGGGCCCAACATCAAATTTTTTCACAACTGTCAGTGGTGCTTCTGCTCTTTTAGGCCCGATCTCTCCAAAATTTGAGAGAGATGGTCCAGACTGGGTCATATTGTCATAtaaagtccatattactggcaaaCCAATGCCATTATTTGTTATTCCTATGTTCTGGAAGTTACCCAAGCACCAATGACTTTCTACctctcccacagagcttgtctgaagtgatttacAGTATTGGTCTGCCATCTGGTCACATTCTTTATTGCACCTAGGCCATAAAACATGTTGGGTGACTCTCACTGGCAGGCAGTTCTGTCAATCCTGGCttggtgtttttaggccaattGCATATTAACAGAATTAAATACTATTAGCTTAAATTTGATATTGATATAGGCTTAAGCTATGACCAGTTGACCCAGTACTGTCACTGTAGTCTCGCTAGCCACAATGTCACTGCCACCTTTCATGTCCATGAAACAGGCTCTTTAGCACTTAAACAGCATCCACCTGTAATGCTTGAGCTTCTCAAGAGTAAAGTTGTATTCCCTTTCCTTTACGTTTAGTATTTAATTTTACAAAGAATTTTACCAAGTAAATACTTGTCAGAAGCACTACTGAAAGCAAGTAGCAGTAAGGTTGCTAGTGATTGTGTTGGCATGGATAGCGCAGATCTGTCAAACCATAGCCCATAATTCTACAGTAACTGTAGTGTTCAGTTTGTggtgaagttaaaaaaaaggtaGACAGaccaacaaagacacaaagaggaTTTTGTTTAAAACAAGAGTTATGCATTTAATTCTTTATTCTTCACAATATTTCCCTCACTGTTATTATGCATTCCAAAACATTTAGTTAActgttttaattgcacattCCACAACAAAGAAAATAGGTCATAAGGTTGACCTTATTTGTTTTcctaaaaataattaaacatttttattacttctTATGATAACAACTCTTTACAGGCAAttaagcaaaacaaaataacGTTTGACATAAGTAATGGTGAATAACGTCAATTTTAGGCAATGACATTTAATACAagtataatgatgatgatgagtctTCTGTTTGTAATGTGTAAAGTGTGTATGGGTTTCTTCATTTATAATTTTCCTTcattgaattgaattgcatTGAATTATAGCTTTTAAATAATATCGTATATCTTAGGTCTGTTTTGGTGATTGAAATAACAGTATTTGTCATTGCATTCTGACATTATGAGTCTGTATTAAATAATCAGATATAACAACATAACTTTTTTCATGTCAGTGTTTTGATTGCGATCTGAGATGAACATCAGCACTGACACTATTACTGGTTTGATAGCAGCCATGACAGAAGCACAAGGCAGGTTGCAGTAAGGACACTGATCCTCTGGCTTATTCCACTTGACACTTCTGTAAGTGGGAAAAACACAAGAGTTGGTTTTAACAAACAGCTATGTGATATTAAATCAATATTTGACCGTGTTCAAGGAGTTGCTTACGAGTGCCATCCACAAAAATGTATGTGATGTCAATATTAAAGGCGGTGATGTTTGGAGCTGCTCGGATCAAAACGTTCCCAATCGCAGTGTCGTTGGGAGCAGATGCAGAATCAAAACTAAGTTCCAGTTTGTTGTTAATGGAACCATTACTGCACAAGAaatcataaaattaaaaatgcattattcataggaattgttaataattataataattattaagaGAAATAGAAAATTACCTGAATTCAGTCACTTGCAAGAACTTAAAGGAATCAAATGCGTTTTGATAGAAGGAAGTAAgctacagaaaaacaaaacaatggtgTGTAAGTATATTCAGttatttactgttgtttttagtattaattttaataatatagAAAATTTGAAACATGAAATGCCAGATTTGTCAGGTCATGTATATACTTTGTCCATTTCTATATTCATTatcttattaaaatattaaaggaCTCCCATATTTGTTTTTACGCCGGATACCCTTCCCTTCACGACGCAACCCTCTCTATTTAGTCACTGGCTTCACACCCCTGTGGCTAGATTATTCAACTTATGCAATAATTACTGTAAGTGTACAAACAGAGCTAACAGGGACTAAAAACTATAAGTTATTGATTAGGAGCTGTAAACATGTTGCAGAAAAAtatggttttattgtttatacTGCAATAATGAAAATATTGTGTGTATTACTTTTTTGTGAAAAACACAGTGgactttatataaatatattatatggTTAAAAACCGACGCTTTAAGCAAAGCATTTACATCAGCAATTCTTACAAATCATTTTCATCACTTTTTTCTGAATGGTTTGTTTAGccttaattattaaaaatatataaacacaagACAACTTATGTTTCACTTTGAGAGATACTTACTGTTGTTGTTATCACGAAGGCTCGATTTGTATATGCTGTGGATGATGGATTATTCAAGTCACTAGTAAATGTCTCCTTAGATTTGAAAATAAGACTCTTTTTTGTAAatgccacaacagcagcagtagttgtagtaggcCCCGATGTACCACTGGTGGCTGTGTACACTTGTACACCTGTGGTGCTGTTCAGTGTAGGTGGCACTGTTGTTGCATTTGTTGTTGGATTTAAATCTGTCAAAACATTAGTTGACAAAATGGAAAGTTAGGAAAAGAAAATTTTAGttgacttgtttttttattttcttattttaattattttaatcaaattaaaatCATATTAAAGTATTAGTACATAGTACTTTTGCAACAACCAACAGGTTAACCAAGTTGCTTCCCatgtataaaatatattcaTAAGGTATAAAGCTTAAAATATatgaaatgcaaaatgcataaacacacactacaactgtttgttttttgttaaaacTCTTTAACCTACAGTATACCACAAACTCACAAACAATTTGTAGCATCCAATCGTTtcaagttaattaaaaaaaatattgccAAAGACAATAGCAAATTACTTCTGATGATTGCTGGGGCAGTGAACATACTGTGCAGTATTTTCATGTTTAAGTATCTATGGTGTGTAGTGCAAGAGTGTACTTACAAACTGCTGCGACAGATGAAGGAACAATAGTAAGGTTGTAGGTGTTGTTGGGGTTGGACAAAGCCATTACTAACTGATTTGCCACATCATTAGTGGGTGGGACCTGGTCTACTGTAGTATTAAACACAATTCCCACATCTGCTTCAGTATTGGCTGATTTGGTTATGGTAACAGCTtctctgtaaaaacaaaacacatatttTAGTTCATAATAATCCATACTGCTCAATCCCATacgtggggtcacggggggtctggctatgggcgagaggcgggaaacaccctggacaggtcgccagtccatcaaaGGGCAACAATGGAGCAATGGAGAGTGACCAAtccctaatgcatgtcttttgactgtgggaggaacccgGAGAACccgaggagaacatgcaaactccacacggAAAGGCACACAGTCCGCCCGTTCAATAATAAAAGATAATTTATAAAAGATATATGTATTTGTGCATGCTTGTTTTACTAGTTGTCATTAAAGGGTATAGAAACAATGACCACAGTCCAGATACAAAAGTATagttactttttaaaaaatgcattacCTAAATTGTATGACATATGAACGAAGAAACCGAACACCAAAACTTGCCCGGTAGATGACGTCCCACTAAGGGGTGGaaacaaaacatacataaatAGTGAAAATGTGTTCttgcaaatgtgtaaataaaatacttGCTTTTGTTATTTCCTTTGACATTGTACTCACAATTGTAACAACTTGTAGTTCCAGAGTTTTGAATTCAATGCTGTTGCTGTCAGTGAGTTGTGATGTAAATGGTACAACCAAAACTGCTGTGACAAGTACAACTGCTGGGGGAGTCAACGtcgttgtggtggtggtggaagtagaagtagtagtagtagtagtagtagtagtagtaggagtAGTAGAAGTTGTAGTTGAAGACGTAGTATGAGTGATAGGGGCAATAGTATTAGGAATTGTAGAAGTAGTAGAAGTTGTAGtcgtagtagtaatagtagtaggaGTAGTAGCTGGATTAGTAGGACTTGTAGTAGTATGATTTGTAGTAATAGTGGGGAACGTAATTTTTGTATTAGTAGTTGACACAATCAAACTAGTAGATGACACTGAAATTCCAGAGGTTGGTCCTCTTTCAGCAGTTGTTAATTCCACAGTTGTAGAAGCaccagtgtttgttgttgtagttgttgttgatgaagcAGAGGTTGATGCCGCTGAGGATGTTACTGTTACCTCTGCAGTGGCTGAAGTAAAACTTGATGATACTGCAACTATTGTGGAAGTAAAACATGCTTCAGTTTCTGTGGCTACAGGAAAACATAATTACGTTATTATAAGAAGTGATACTGTGGTTAATGATGGAATACCTGTTGTTGGTGCTGCAGTTGTCAATATTGGTGTATTTGACGTTCCAGGTGTGATTGCTTGAGATGTTGTAGCAAATGTTTCAGGAGGTATTGTGGAATTTCCTGCTGTGGGAGAAGCACTTTGTGTTGTTGGAGAACTTGTTGTTGTCACTGTAGTCTCTGTCGTTGGAGCAGGTGTAGCACTGATGGTTGTTTGTTGAGTAGTTTCTGTAGTAGTCAACTTGGGGACTGCAGTTGTTGGACTTATTGTCTCGttcaatactgcaaaagcacaaggatGACACCATGTAGATTGGGGGAAATAAAGTGTAGTAATCAGTAGATTTCTATGTACATGTGCTTAAAGTCCTGCTCATGCTTTTACGTGGTCTTTGCTGACCCATCCATCCTTTCAGAAGGCGCAAAgaaaagaattattattaaatttgttatTGGACTGGCATTGATAGCAGAATCTTCACAGTCAACCTTTGATAGTTCTACGCATTGAAACCATACCACATAATctgtaccacatacagtaaaccctCATAACGACACATGagctggagactcaacaacaatggcaaacaaagaaaaacactcaaaataaagtgtctgagtgatttcctgtttgttagGGCTCTTGGTTTAACATTAAAGGCAACTGTTCACTTACCCACTGCTTGGATGGTAGTGGGATCAACAGTGAGGTTGAagttgttgttgggattggacacagcatttgctaatgtttttgccacatcactagcctgtggggtttgtccaggtgcagcatggtcattgaactcaaccaccacttctacttcagtaagagtctctgttgttgttgttgtgacatattgtctgcaaaaaacagcagagcatTTCAAGGACATCATAATAACGGTCATGAATGATGTGTGCAATTGCTCCATAAAATGGGGTTCTTTGGAATACAACACTCATGATACCGGAGAATACCACCTACAATAAAGTGAACAGCACGTTGaaatcttacctgaattctatgacataggcacggacgaaaagataataatatcttgcactgtagacgatgtcccactgagggaggaaagcagatagaaaagtgcaaacatattacaaatgtttcattatctaaatacaatagTCAAGATTGTCAAGTTGAATTTATCCACTTGGGCAATTATGAAGCCACGTAACCATTTTGACATGGTACTCACaatttgtacaacttctgtttcaagagtcttgaactcaacactgttgctatcattgagttgtggttcatatggtgtattcaagacagctgagacaagaacaaacgttgtgtttcctggagcggtcgaagtagctgctgtagtctctgttgttggagctggtgtagcACTGATGGTTGTTTGTTGAGTGGCCTCTGTAGTACTCAAGTTGGGGActacagttgttggacttgttgtctcgttcaatactgcaaaagcacaaggatGACACCATGTAGATTGGGAGAAATAAAGTGTAGTAGTCAGTAGATTTCTATGTACATGTGCTTAAAGTCCTGCTCATGCTTTTACATGGTCTTTGTTGACCCATCCATCCTTTCAGAAGGCGCAAAgaaaagaattattattaaatttgttaGTAAACTGGCATTGAAGCAGATACTTCACAGTCAACCTTTGATAGTTCCACGCAATGAAACCATACCAAATAATctgtaccacatacagtaatcccTCATAACGACACATGagctggagactcaacaacaatggcaaacaaagaaaaacactcaaaacaaagtgtctgagtgattttctgtttgttagGGCTCTTGGTTTAACATTAAAGGCAACTGTTCACTTACCCACTGCTTGGATGGTAGTGGGATCAACAGTGAGGTTGAagttgttgttgggattggacacagcatttgctaatgtttttgccacatcactagcctttggggtttctccaggtgcagcatggtcattgaactcaaccaccacttctacttcagtaagagtctctgttgttgttgttgtgacatattgtctgcaaaaaacagcagagcatTTCAAGGACATCATAATGACAGTCATAAATGATGTGTGCAATTGCTCCATGAAATGGGGTTCTTTGGAATACAACACTCATGATACTGGAGAATAGCACCTACAATAAAGTGAACAGCACGTTGaaatcttacctgaattctatgacataggcacggacgaaaagataataatatctggcactgtagacgatgtcccactgagggaggaaagcagatagaaaagtgcaaacatattacaaattttttattatctaaatacaatagTCAAGATTGTCAAGTTGAATTCATCCACTTGGGAAATTATGATATCAGCTACCATTTTGACATGGTACTCACaatttgtacaacttctgtttcaagaGTCTTGAACTCAACACTGTTGCTATCATTGAGCTGTGGTTCATATGGTGTATTcaagacagctgagacaagaacaaacgttgtgtttcctgaagcggtcgaagtagctgctgtagtctctgttgttggagctggtgtagcACTGATGGTTGTTTGTTGAGTGGCCTCTGTAGTACTCAAGTTGGGGACcacagttgttggacttgttgtctcgttcaatactgcaaaagcacaaggatGACACCATGTAGATTGGGAGAAATAAAGTGTAGTAGTCAGTAGATTTCTATGTACATGTGCTTAAAGTCCTGCTCATGCTTTTACGTGGTCTTTGTTGAGCCATCCATCCTTTCAGAAGGCGCAAAgaaaagaattattattaaatttgttaGTAAACTGGCATTGAAGCAGATACTTCACAGTCAACCTTTGATAGTTCTACGCAATGAAACCATACCACATaatctgtaccacataaagtaaTCCCTCATAACGACACATGagctggagactcaacaacaatggcaaacatagaaaaacactcaaaataaagtgtctgagtgatttcctgtttgttagGGCTCTTGGTTTAACGTTAAAGGCAACTGTTCACTTACCCACTGCTTGGATGGTAGTGGGGTCAACAGTGAGGTTGAAATTGTTGTTGGGAATGGACACAGCGtttgctaatgtttttgccacatcattagcctgtggggtttctccaggtgcagcatggtcattgaactcaaccaccacttctacttcagtaagagtctctgttgttgttgttgtgacatattgtctgcaaaacacagcagagcattTCAAGAACATCATAATGACAGTCATGAATGATGTGTGCAATTGTGCCATGAAATGGGGTTCTTTGGAATACAACACTCATGATACTGGAGAATAACACCTACAATAAAGTGAACAGCACATTGaaatcttacctgaattctatgacataggcacggacaaaaagataataatatcttGCACTGTAGACAATgtcccactgagggaggaaagcagatagaaaagtgcaaacatattacaaatgtttcattatctaaatacaatagTAAAGATTGTCAAGTTGAATTCATACACTTGGGCAATTATGAAGCCACGTAACCATTTTGACGTGGTACTCACaatttgtacaacttctgtttcaagagtcttgaactcaacactgttgctatcattgagttgtggttcatatggtgtattcaagacagctgagacaagaacaaacgttgtgtttcctggagcggtcgaagtagctgctgtagtctctgttgttggagctggtgtagcACTGATGGTTGTTTGTTGAGTGGCCTCTGTAGTACTCAAGTTGGGGActacagttgttggacttgttgtctcgttcaatactgcaaaagcacaaggatGACACCATGTAGATTGGGAGAAATAAAGTGTAGTAGTCAGTAGATTTCTATGTACATGTGCTTAAAGTCCTGCTCATGCTTTTACATGGTCTTTGTTGACCCATCCATCCTTTCAGAAGGCGCAAAgaaaagaattattattaaatttgttaGTAAACTGGCATTGAAGCAGATACTTCACAGTCAACCTTTGATAGTTCCACGCAATGAAACCATACCAAATAATctgtaccacatacagtaatcccTCATAACGACACATGagctggagactcaacaacaatggcaaacaaagaaaaacactcaaaacaaagtgtctgagtgattttctgtttgttagGGCTCTTGGTTTAACATTAAAGGCAACTGTTCACTTACCCACTGCTTGGATGGTAGTGGGATCAACAGTGAGGTTGAagttgttgttgggattggacacagcatttgctaatgtttttgccacatcactagcctgtggggtttctccaggtgcagcatggtcattgaactcaaccaccacttctacttcagtaagagtctctgttgttgttgttgtgacatattgtctgcaaaaaacagcagagcatTTCAAGGACATCATAATGACAGTCATAAATGATGTGTGCAATTGCTCCATGAAATGGGGTTCTTTGGAATACAACACTCATGATACTGGAGAATAGCACCTACAATAAAGTGAACAGCACGTTGaaatcttacctgaattctatgacataggcacggacgaaaagataataatatctggcactgtagacgatgtcccactgagggaggaaagcagatagaaaagtgcaaacatattacaatttttttattatctaaatacaatagTCAAGATTGTCAAGTTGAATTCATCCACTTGGGAAATTATGATATCAGCTACCATTTTGACATGGTACTCACaatttgtacaacttctgtttcaagaGTCTTGAACTCAACACTGTTGCTATCATTGAGCTGTGGTTCATATGGTGTATTcaagacagctgagacaagaacaaacgtGTTTCCTGAAGCGGtcgaagtagctgctgtagtctctgttgttggagctggtgtagcACTGATGGTTGTTTGTTGAGTGGCCTCTGTAGTACTCAAGTTGGGGACcacagttgttggacttgttgtctcgttcaatactgcaaaagcacaaggatGACACCATGTAGATTGGGAGAAATAAAGTGTAGTAGTCAGTAGATTTCTATGTACATGTGCTTAAAGTCCTGCTCATGCTTTTACGTGGTCTTTGTTGAGCCATCCATCCTTTCAGAAGGCGCAAAgaaaagaattattattaaatttgttaGTAAACTGGCATTGAAGCAGATACTTCACAGTCAACCTTTGATAGTTCTACGCAATGAAACCATACCACATaatctgtaccacataaagtaaTCCCTCATAACGACACATGagctggagactcaacaacaatggcaaacatagaaaaacactcaaaataaagtgtctgagtgatttcctgtttgttagGGCTCTTGGTTTAACGTTAAAGGCAACTGTTCACTTACCCACTGCTTGGATGGTAGTGGGATCAACAGTGAGGTTGAAattgttgttgggattggacacagcgtttgctaatgtttttgccacatcattagcctgtggggtttctccaggtgcagcatggtcattgaactcaaccaccacttctacttcagtaagagtctttgttgttgttgttgttgttgtgacatattgtctgcaaaacacagcagagcattTCAAGAACATCATAATGACAGTCATGAATGATGTGTGCAATTGTGCCATGAAATGGGGTTCTTTGGAATACAACACTCATGATACTGGAGAATAACACCTACAATAAAGTGAACAGCACATTGaaatcttacctgaattctatgacataggcacggacgaaaagataataatatcttgcactgtagacgatgtcccactgagggaggaaagcagatagaaaagtgcaaacatattacaaatatttcattatctaaatacaatagTCAAGATTGTCAAGTTGAATTCATACACTTGGGCAATTATGAAGCCACGTAACCATTTTGACGTGGTACTCACaatttgtacaacttctgtttcaagagtcttgaactcaacactgttgctatcattgagttgtggttcatatggtgtattcaagacagctgagacaagaacaaacgttgtgtttcctgaagtggtcgaagtagctgctgtagtctctgttgttggagctggtgtagcACTGATGGTTGTTTGTTGAGTGGCCTCTGTAGTACTCAAGTTGGGGActacagttgttggacttgttgtctcgttcaatactgcaaaagcacaaggatGACACCATGTAGATTGGGAGAAATAAAGTGTAGTAGTCAGTAGATTTCTATGTACATGTGCTTAAAGTCCTGCTCATGCTTTTACGTGGTCTTTGTTGACCCATCCATCCTTTCAGAAGGCGCAAAgaaaagaattattattaaatttgttaGCAAACTGGCATTGAAGCAGATACTTCACAGTCAACCTTTGATAGTTCTACGCAATGAAACCATACCACATAATctgtaccacatacagtaatcccTCATAACGACACATGagctggagactcaacaacaatggcaaacaaagaaaaacactcaaaacaaagtgagtgatttcctgtttgttagGGCTCTTGGTTTAACATTAAAGGCAACTGTTCACTTACCCACTGCTTGGATGGTAGTGGGATCAACAGTGAGGTTGAAGTTGTTGTTaggattggacacagcatttgctaatgtttttgccacatcactagcctgtggggtttctccaggtgcagcatggtcattgaactcaaccaccacttctacttcagtaagagtctctgttgttgttgctgtgacatattgtctgcaaaaaacaacagagcattTCAAGGACATCATAATGACAGTCATGAATGATGTGTGCAATTGCTCCATGAAATGGGGTTCTTTGGAATACAACACTCATGATACTGGAGAATAGCACCTACAATAAAGTGAACAGCACGTTGAAATCTTACCggaattctatgacataggcacggacgaaaagataataatatctggcactgtagacgatgtcccactgagggaggaaagcagatagaaaagtgcaaacatattacaaatgtttcattatctaaatacaatagTCAAGATTGTCAAGTTGAATTCATCCACTTGGGCAATTATGAAGCCACGTAACCATTTTGACATGGTACTCACaatttgtacaacttctgtttcaagagtcttgaactcaacactgttgctatcattgagttgtggttcatatggtgtattcaagacagctgagacaagaacaaacgttgtgtttcctggtgcggtcgaagtagctgctgtagtctctgttgttggagctggtgtagcACTGATGGTTGTTTGTTGAGTGGCCTCTGTAGTACTCAAGTTGGGGActacagttgttggacttgttgtctcgttcaatactgcaaaagcacaaggatGACACCATGTAGATTGGGAGAAATAAAGTGTAGTAGTCAGTAGATTTCTATGTACATGTGCTTAAAGTCCTGCTCATGCTTTTACGTGGTCTTTGTTGACCC carries:
- the LOC114865715 gene encoding mucin-2-like, which gives rise to MDGSTKTTIERDNKSNNCGPQLEYYRGHSTNNHQCYTSSNNRDYSSYFDRFRKHNSEFRQYVTTTTTETLTEVEVVVEFNDHAAPGQTPQASDVAKTLANAVSNPNNNFNLTVDPTTIQAVVLNETISPTTAVPKLTTTETTQQTTISATPAPTTETTVTTTSSPTTQSASPTAGNSTIPPETFATTSQAITPGTSNTPILTTAAPTTVAVSSSFTSATAEVTVTSSAASTSASSTTTTTTNTGASTTVELTTAERGPTSGISVSSTSLIVSTTNTKITFPTITTNHTTTSPTNPATTPTTITTTTTTSTTSTIPNTIAPITHTTSSTTTSTTPTTTTTTTTTTSTSTTTTTTLTPPAVVLVTAVLVVPFTSQLTDSNSIEFKTLELQVVTIWDVIYRASFGVRFLRSYVIQFREAVTITKSANTEADVGIVFNTTVDQVPPTNDVANQLVMALSNPNNTYNLTIVPSSVAAVYLNPTTNATTVPPTLNSTTGVQVYTATSGTSGPTTTTAAVVAFTKKSLIFKSKETFTSDLNNPSSTAYTNRAFVITTTLTSFYQNAFDSFKFLQVTEFSNGSINNKLELSFDSASAPNDTAIGNVLIRAAPNITAFNIDITYIFVDGTQVSSGISQRISVLTATCLVLLSWLLSNQ